A section of the Corynebacterium tuberculostearicum genome encodes:
- a CDS encoding ABC transporter substrate-binding protein, whose protein sequence is MKSKHTSLSAIALASTVLLTSCGEPASDQEDSQATSDSTSITVYTSEPEEKVDEINAAFNEEYPDIEVNVYRAGTGDLNARISSEKQSGDIEADVFWAADAPTFENYAEDGDLIELADVDSDDIIDEAKDDENFYVGTRIIPTVIAYNTDEIAEGDAPTSWADLTDPKYKDKLVLPNPAVSGAAAFNASAWKNNSDLGKAWIENLGKNSPMIAESNGPTSQEIASGSKPVGVVVDYLVRDLADKGSPVALAYPTEGSPYISEPAGVFKDSQEQEAAQKYINFLLSKKAQEIAVEQSYLPVREDVGTPAGTPELTDIELMDQDLGKITKDKDAAVEVFQKAVSS, encoded by the coding sequence ATGAAGTCGAAGCACACTTCTCTCTCTGCCATAGCCCTTGCTTCAACCGTCCTTCTTACTTCGTGCGGCGAGCCTGCGTCCGACCAAGAAGATTCACAGGCGACCAGCGATTCAACCTCCATAACCGTCTATACCTCCGAACCAGAAGAAAAGGTCGATGAAATCAATGCGGCCTTCAATGAGGAATACCCCGATATCGAGGTCAATGTATACCGCGCTGGTACCGGTGATTTGAACGCCCGCATCTCTTCAGAGAAGCAATCTGGCGACATTGAAGCAGATGTTTTCTGGGCGGCCGATGCACCTACCTTTGAAAACTACGCCGAGGATGGCGACCTCATCGAGCTGGCCGATGTCGATTCCGATGACATCATCGACGAAGCCAAGGACGACGAGAATTTTTATGTTGGCACGCGCATAATCCCTACTGTAATTGCTTATAACACCGACGAAATCGCAGAAGGGGATGCCCCAACCTCGTGGGCGGATCTCACCGATCCGAAGTACAAGGACAAACTCGTCCTGCCGAACCCAGCGGTCTCAGGTGCAGCGGCTTTCAACGCCTCTGCGTGGAAGAATAATTCGGATCTCGGAAAAGCGTGGATCGAAAATCTGGGCAAGAATTCCCCGATGATCGCAGAGTCCAATGGCCCTACCTCCCAGGAAATCGCCTCCGGTTCCAAGCCCGTGGGCGTGGTCGTCGATTACTTAGTCCGCGACCTGGCGGATAAGGGGTCCCCAGTTGCCCTCGCCTACCCCACCGAAGGATCACCGTATATTTCTGAGCCTGCGGGCGTATTCAAAGACTCCCAGGAACAAGAAGCAGCACAGAAATACATCAACTTCCTGCTTTCAAAGAAGGCACAAGAAATCGCCGTCGAGCAGTCGTACCTCCCGGTGCGTGAGGACGTGGGAACCCCAGCAGGCACCCCTGAACTCACAGACATTGAGCTCATGGACCAGGACTTGGGGAAAATCACCAAGGATAAAGACGCGGCCGTCGAGGTATTCCAAAAGGCAGTGTCTTCCTAG
- a CDS encoding DUF2871 domain-containing protein codes for MKALDWASIFYLVLGLGAGVFYREFTRANDFPAGEFTQLSVAHTHLLALGFMMSLIFLLLEKVFGLSRSRGQFNAFFWLYNVGVVVTVGVMIWHGCLTVMGEESSAMISGIAGLGHILITVGLIAFIAALGNAIGESQETKSQVAGE; via the coding sequence ATGAAAGCTTTGGATTGGGCATCTATTTTCTACCTCGTGTTGGGCTTGGGCGCTGGCGTGTTCTACCGAGAATTCACGCGTGCCAATGATTTCCCCGCGGGCGAGTTCACTCAGCTAAGCGTGGCGCATACTCACTTGCTAGCGCTCGGTTTCATGATGAGCCTTATCTTCTTGCTATTGGAGAAGGTCTTTGGTCTGTCACGCAGTCGCGGTCAGTTCAATGCGTTCTTTTGGCTGTATAACGTCGGCGTGGTCGTCACCGTTGGCGTCATGATCTGGCACGGATGCTTGACCGTAATGGGGGAGGAGTCCTCTGCAATGATCTCTGGTATCGCTGGTCTTGGGCACATCCTCATCACGGTAGGCCTAATCGCATTCATCGCAGCGCTTGGTAATGCCATCGGTGAGTCCCAAGAAACTAAGTCCCAAGTAGCAGGTGAATAA
- a CDS encoding Type 1 glutamine amidotransferase-like domain-containing protein, whose product MKLLLASFLHPDIGDYISGRVLYIDDAASEMRQAPFAQAELKAIGETAETLVPLTLSQTNSSDLQNEIASANCIYVASGDVFRLLDVLKKTGADRALTGAVKQGKFYAGSSAGAVVAGPSIEPASIMDDSKTAPQLTEYTGLNFTPHVIVPHAQGTTGPYSIEVISKTVETYGREWNLLLLRDGQALFIEDEKSILI is encoded by the coding sequence ATGAAACTTCTTCTCGCTTCATTCCTGCACCCGGACATCGGCGACTACATTTCGGGGCGAGTGCTGTATATCGATGATGCCGCTTCAGAGATGCGCCAGGCACCATTTGCACAGGCAGAACTGAAGGCAATTGGAGAGACAGCAGAGACCTTAGTCCCTCTCACCCTATCGCAAACAAACTCAAGCGATCTTCAAAATGAAATTGCATCAGCCAACTGCATTTATGTCGCGAGCGGCGACGTGTTCCGCCTACTTGACGTACTGAAGAAAACGGGTGCCGACCGTGCACTGACTGGGGCAGTAAAGCAAGGAAAATTTTACGCTGGAAGTTCTGCAGGAGCAGTTGTTGCCGGCCCATCAATTGAGCCGGCATCAATCATGGACGATTCCAAAACTGCACCGCAGCTCACCGAATATACAGGGCTAAACTTCACTCCTCATGTCATTGTTCCTCATGCACAAGGAACCACTGGGCCCTATTCAATAGAGGTCATCAGTAAGACTGTCGAGACCTACGGCCGAGAATGGAACCTGCTGCTTTTGAGAGATGGGCAAGCGCTCTTTATAGAAGATGAAAAGTCCATTCTCATCTAA
- a CDS encoding type II toxin-antitoxin system PemK/MazF family toxin, protein MSSSFPKVVRRGRLYFVSDEKIIFVSNGKRTWHDTRRPVLVVSRDKVNSDESNEAIFVCPLSSGGNSSSFDVKIAAYEGGLRKKSWVRVDHCQRLLKSDLQDCLSQDGITPAAMEEVLANLAEIFLTP, encoded by the coding sequence ATGAGTTCATCCTTCCCGAAAGTTGTCCGGCGAGGCCGCCTCTACTTCGTCAGCGACGAAAAAATAATATTCGTCTCCAACGGTAAGCGAACTTGGCATGACACCCGTCGCCCGGTTCTGGTGGTCTCCCGCGACAAAGTGAACAGCGATGAGTCAAACGAGGCCATTTTCGTGTGCCCCCTCTCAAGTGGAGGTAACTCATCGAGTTTCGACGTTAAAATTGCCGCTTACGAAGGAGGGCTACGTAAAAAAAGTTGGGTGAGGGTCGATCACTGCCAGCGCCTTCTCAAAAGTGACCTACAAGACTGCCTATCACAGGACGGGATTACACCCGCCGCTATGGAAGAGGTTCTCGCTAACCTCGCGGAAATCTTTCTTACACCATAG
- a CDS encoding Panacea domain-containing protein, translating to MEPLLQFLSWATRRESDEGLIPSITNMKAQKLSYLAESLYGHLENRDLSAGTFQAWDHGPAQPDLYRFIKSRVGDSPAAPLEPFSTGDAIPHDVEEIFDGIWENFGGMTATKLRNFTHTYGPYEHHYRVGVRGITIPKNEIHDAWPDFINGLHIFERSPEMRRRVDALKTLPPHIDAYSTDGLSKELFHNIFAGHATER from the coding sequence ATGGAACCCCTGTTGCAGTTCCTTTCATGGGCTACCCGACGTGAGTCTGATGAAGGTCTGATCCCTTCGATTACAAATATGAAGGCACAGAAGTTGTCCTACCTTGCGGAGAGCCTCTATGGACACTTGGAAAACCGCGATTTATCCGCCGGAACCTTCCAGGCTTGGGATCACGGACCGGCGCAGCCAGATTTGTACCGGTTTATCAAGTCTCGAGTTGGCGATAGCCCTGCCGCCCCTTTGGAGCCATTTTCGACGGGTGACGCTATACCGCACGATGTCGAGGAAATCTTCGATGGCATTTGGGAAAACTTCGGCGGGATGACTGCCACTAAACTGCGAAACTTCACGCACACCTACGGTCCATATGAACACCATTATCGAGTCGGCGTTCGAGGTATCACTATCCCGAAGAATGAGATTCACGACGCGTGGCCGGACTTCATTAATGGTCTCCACATTTTTGAACGTTCACCCGAAATGCGACGCCGAGTTGACGCTCTCAAAACTCTACCCCCGCATATTGACGCGTATTCAACGGACGGATTAAGCAAAGAACTATTCCACAACATTTTTGCTGGACACGCCACCGAACGATGA
- a CDS encoding glutaredoxin domain-containing protein yields MTVRTPETNSDVTIFYADWCPFCAKLIKNLDRTETPYALVDVEGDNTDDINAWIESVNDGNRIIPTVLYSDGTHETNPPASSVRNKQKELAES; encoded by the coding sequence ATGACTGTACGAACCCCCGAAACCAATTCCGACGTCACCATCTTCTACGCCGACTGGTGCCCCTTCTGCGCCAAGCTCATCAAGAACCTGGACCGCACCGAAACCCCATACGCGCTTGTCGACGTCGAAGGCGACAACACCGACGACATCAACGCCTGGATCGAATCCGTCAACGACGGCAACCGCATCATCCCCACCGTCCTCTACTCCGACGGCACCCACGAGACCAACCCACCAGCCTCCTCCGTTCGCAATAAGCAGAAGGAATTGGCCGAGAGCTAG
- a CDS encoding dihydrofolate reductase — protein sequence MLGAIWAQSLDGIIGDGEQMPWHVPEDLKHFKDVTMGAPVIMGRKTWESLNPKFRPLPGRENYVLSSRTPGQWSAGAQVLTEMPSLSDAWVIGGGQIYTATLDQVDRIEVTLMGVNIGSTYGDKSIYAPDIPEEFGLAHSTDWLTSDKGHLALPDQEASDLPIKYRFLTYDRKDAA from the coding sequence ATGTTGGGCGCAATCTGGGCACAGTCCCTGGACGGCATCATTGGCGATGGCGAGCAGATGCCCTGGCACGTGCCGGAGGATCTCAAGCACTTTAAAGACGTAACCATGGGCGCACCGGTCATTATGGGCCGGAAAACCTGGGAGTCCCTCAACCCCAAGTTCCGCCCGCTTCCCGGACGCGAGAACTACGTGCTCTCCTCCCGCACTCCCGGCCAGTGGTCCGCCGGCGCCCAAGTCCTCACCGAAATGCCCTCGCTTTCCGACGCCTGGGTTATCGGCGGCGGCCAAATCTACACCGCCACCTTGGACCAGGTGGACCGCATTGAGGTCACCCTCATGGGCGTTAATATCGGTAGCACCTACGGCGATAAATCGATCTACGCCCCCGACATCCCCGAGGAATTCGGCCTCGCCCACAGCACCGATTGGCTTACTTCCGACAAAGGCCACCTCGCGCTGCCGGACCAAGAGGCCAGCGATCTTCCCATCAAATACCGCTTTTTAACCTACGACCGAAAGGATGCAGCCTAA
- a CDS encoding thymidylate synthase has translation MPMIETPYEDLLHKVLETGTPKGDRTGTGTRSIFGAQLRYNLAESFPLLTTKKVYFHAVLGELLWFLKGESNIKFLQENKVRIWNEWADDNGELGPVYGVQWRSWPTPDGQHIDQIQQALDTLKNNPDSRRNLVSAWNVAELDKMALMPCHLLFQLYVADGTLSMQVYQRSADMFLGVPFNIASYAALTHMFAQQAGLKVGELIWTGGDCHIYNDHVEQVKEQLSREPRPYPQLNLHKAEDMFSYDFADFEIEGYDPHPTIKAQVSV, from the coding sequence ATGCCCATGATTGAGACCCCGTACGAGGATCTGCTGCACAAGGTCCTAGAGACCGGCACTCCCAAAGGCGATCGCACCGGCACCGGCACGCGCTCTATCTTTGGTGCGCAGCTGCGCTACAACCTGGCCGAATCTTTCCCGCTACTGACCACCAAGAAGGTTTACTTCCACGCAGTCTTGGGCGAGCTTTTGTGGTTCCTCAAAGGCGAGTCCAATATCAAGTTCCTGCAGGAGAACAAGGTCCGCATCTGGAATGAGTGGGCAGATGACAATGGCGAGCTAGGGCCGGTCTACGGCGTGCAATGGCGCTCCTGGCCCACCCCGGACGGCCAGCACATTGATCAGATCCAGCAGGCGCTCGACACTCTGAAGAATAACCCGGATTCCCGCCGCAACTTGGTCTCTGCATGGAACGTCGCGGAGCTAGACAAGATGGCGCTGATGCCCTGCCACCTGCTCTTCCAGCTCTACGTGGCCGATGGCACCTTGTCCATGCAGGTCTATCAACGCTCGGCCGATATGTTCCTCGGCGTTCCCTTCAATATCGCCTCCTACGCGGCGCTGACCCACATGTTTGCCCAGCAAGCCGGGCTCAAGGTGGGCGAGCTCATCTGGACCGGCGGCGATTGCCATATCTATAACGACCACGTGGAGCAGGTCAAAGAGCAGCTGTCCCGCGAGCCGCGCCCCTACCCGCAGCTCAACCTCCACAAGGCGGAAGACATGTTCTCCTATGACTTCGCCGACTTTGAGATTGAAGGCTACGACCCCCACCCCACCATCAAGGCGCAGGTGTCCGTCTAA
- a CDS encoding 3'(2'),5'-bisphosphate nucleotidase CysQ: MTVEISDSRLTNSLAQGCGEILKGVRNGGLLRGLSLGDAGDEAAQEWIARVLEQHRPQDGMLSEEASDDLARLKKDRVWIVDPLDGTREFATGRQDWAVHIALVENGIPIHAAVGLPDLGVTFKSSDVRAVTGPLSKKFVVSRNRPPKVADYIAEKMGYEIVGVGSAGAKAMHVLLGDYDGYIHAGGQYEWDQAAPVGVAQASGLHCCRLDGSEIRFNNEDTFIPDILICRPELKDEILEHAQAFAAEHGGF; the protein is encoded by the coding sequence ATGACCGTCGAGATTTCTGATTCCCGCCTGACCAATTCCCTCGCCCAGGGCTGCGGTGAGATCCTTAAAGGCGTGCGCAACGGGGGCCTGCTGCGGGGCCTTTCGCTTGGCGACGCCGGCGATGAAGCCGCCCAAGAATGGATCGCCCGCGTCCTCGAGCAGCACCGTCCCCAGGACGGCATGCTCTCTGAGGAAGCCTCCGATGACCTGGCCCGTTTGAAGAAGGACCGCGTGTGGATCGTGGATCCGCTCGACGGCACCAGAGAATTTGCCACCGGCCGCCAGGACTGGGCGGTACACATCGCCCTGGTAGAAAACGGTATCCCCATCCACGCGGCGGTGGGCCTGCCGGATCTCGGCGTTACTTTTAAGTCCTCGGACGTTCGCGCGGTCACCGGCCCGCTGTCTAAGAAGTTCGTTGTCTCCCGCAACCGCCCGCCCAAGGTGGCCGACTACATTGCGGAGAAAATGGGCTATGAAATCGTGGGCGTCGGCTCCGCGGGTGCCAAGGCCATGCACGTGCTGCTGGGCGATTATGACGGTTATATCCACGCCGGTGGCCAGTACGAGTGGGATCAGGCCGCCCCGGTGGGAGTCGCCCAAGCCTCCGGTCTGCATTGCTGCCGCCTCGATGGCTCCGAAATCCGTTTCAATAATGAGGACACCTTCATCCCGGATATCCTCATCTGCCGCCCCGAGCTCAAGGATGAAATCTTGGAGCATGCCCAGGCCTTTGCCGCGGAGCATGGCGGATTCTAA
- a CDS encoding ATP-dependent helicase, producing MPENILDRFRPQVAQWFRDVFAAPTAVQAQAWEKISRGEHALVVAPTGSGKTLAAFLWALNNLVEREGQLALPVGSGTAGSAAGVKVLYISPLKALGVDVENNLRAPLTGIARTAENLGLDVPDISVGVRSGDTPSAERARQVRKPPDILITTPESAYLMLTSKAAGILKTVDTVIIDEIHALAGTKRGVHLALTLERLQQVAGNFQRIGLSATVRPLSAVSNFLGGNRPVEIVAPDAEKKWQLDVHVPVEDMSDLPTPEQGSTIGEMTVDDAIGISAPSVDESALPTAKSIWPYIEDDLYAEIMAHRSTLVFVNSRRTAERLTSRLNELYAAEHDPESLSPETRRDPAQLMKQVDVAGKAPAVIARAHHGSVSKDERAMTETMLKEGTLKAVVATSSLELGIDMGAVELVVQVESPPSVASGLQRVGRAGHFVGAVSHGSFYPKHRADLVQSTLTVARMRAGLIEEMHTPRNPLDVLAQQTVAAVAAAGDDGLDADEWYEMVRRAWPYRDLAREVYDSVLDLVSGVYPSTDFAELKPRVVYDRVSGVMTARPGAQRVAVTSGGTIPDRGMFGVFLYTGAGEGTAGTPRRVGELDEEMVYESRVGDVFTLGATSWRIEDITRDQVLVTPAPGHTGRLPFWNGDGAGRPYELGKALGEYRREVFSSPETIADADDNARSNIVSYLQEQNEATGVIPDEKTLVLERFRDELGDWRVVLHTPFGRPVNSAWALAVGARVGERTGMDPQAVAGDDGIVLRLPEAESEPDGAIFAFDADEIADIVAEQVGNSALFASRFRECAARALLLPRRNPGKRAPLWQQRQRAEQLLDVARKYPSFPIILETVRECVQDVYDVPALTEVMRELGHRRIRIAEVTIEQPSPFASSLLFNYTGAFMYEGDSPLAEKRAAALALDPALLAKLLGTVELRELLDPEIIAEVHAQLQRTDPSRRARTTEEVADLLRVLGPIPVDELGEHTDVPLSALDKLGTRIMRVRIGGREHLAQAQDAPLLRDALGIPIPPGIPAQVATISDALPQLVSRWARTRGPFVLRDLTEAFGISVSAAHTVLGALDGVVEGRYRQGVEEQEYCAAAVLKTIRSRSLAAARAATEPVSGATFARFLPEWHSIAPAGKRPALRGADGVFSVIEQLAGVRLPASAWESLILPARVGDYSPTMLDELTSNGEVLILGAGKAGAADPWIMLLPSDYAAQLAPETDAEGVSMLQRAILDVLGRGGGFLFADIAAEAPGTTEETREALWGLVEMGLVSPDSFAPIRTRLSSGGSRSGRTAHRSKRRPTRSRLRMGRTSFAQAQNAAAAQTPPDVMGRWSLAVPAATDATSRSVAHGEAWLDRYGVLTRGSVVAEDVLGGFALAYKVLSGFEESGKAMRGYVIDGLGAAQFSTPAIIDRLRGLADSPDVTGWPSGATEPETYVLAACDPANPYGAALPWPQRDDADGKATGGPTRSAGALVVLIDGLPIAHLTRGGKTLTTFIESLPDGIDPAEFYPRVVSALTDMVARGVLSPLVVEKCNGSPIHKTEVAAHLRDAGAGITPKGVRISARAAAPRAPRAGRRASEAIEELSFDDPPPVPRNNGGFRPRGGYRR from the coding sequence ATGCCAGAAAACATCCTCGACCGCTTCCGGCCCCAAGTAGCGCAGTGGTTTCGGGATGTATTTGCCGCCCCCACCGCCGTGCAGGCGCAGGCCTGGGAGAAGATTTCCCGCGGTGAGCACGCCCTTGTGGTGGCGCCTACCGGTTCCGGTAAGACGCTCGCCGCGTTCTTGTGGGCGCTGAATAATTTGGTCGAGCGCGAGGGCCAGCTGGCGCTGCCGGTGGGCTCAGGGACTGCTGGATCCGCCGCCGGGGTCAAGGTGCTGTATATCTCGCCGCTCAAGGCGCTGGGCGTGGACGTGGAAAATAACCTGCGTGCCCCGCTGACCGGCATCGCGCGCACCGCGGAGAACCTAGGGCTGGACGTGCCGGATATATCGGTGGGCGTGCGCTCGGGCGATACGCCATCTGCCGAGCGTGCCCGCCAGGTGCGCAAGCCGCCGGATATCTTGATTACCACCCCGGAGTCGGCCTACTTGATGCTGACCTCCAAGGCGGCGGGGATTTTGAAGACGGTGGATACCGTCATTATCGATGAGATCCATGCCCTGGCCGGCACCAAGCGCGGCGTGCACCTAGCGCTGACCTTGGAGCGCCTGCAGCAGGTGGCGGGTAACTTCCAGCGCATTGGGCTTTCCGCCACCGTGCGGCCGCTGTCTGCGGTATCAAACTTCTTGGGCGGCAACCGGCCGGTGGAGATTGTGGCCCCGGATGCGGAAAAGAAGTGGCAGCTGGACGTGCACGTGCCCGTGGAGGATATGTCCGATCTTCCAACGCCGGAGCAAGGCTCCACCATCGGGGAGATGACCGTGGATGATGCCATCGGCATTAGCGCGCCCTCCGTGGATGAATCCGCGCTGCCCACGGCCAAGTCCATCTGGCCGTATATCGAGGATGACCTCTATGCGGAGATCATGGCGCACCGCTCCACGTTGGTATTTGTGAATTCCCGCCGCACCGCCGAGCGGCTGACCAGCCGGCTCAATGAGCTCTATGCGGCCGAGCACGATCCGGAATCGCTCTCGCCGGAGACTCGGCGCGACCCGGCCCAGCTGATGAAGCAGGTCGACGTCGCCGGCAAGGCCCCGGCCGTCATCGCCCGCGCCCACCACGGCTCGGTGTCCAAGGACGAGCGCGCGATGACAGAGACGATGCTGAAGGAGGGCACGCTCAAGGCCGTGGTGGCCACGAGCTCGCTGGAGCTGGGCATCGATATGGGTGCCGTGGAGCTGGTGGTGCAGGTGGAATCGCCGCCCTCGGTGGCCTCCGGCCTGCAGCGCGTGGGCCGCGCCGGGCACTTTGTGGGCGCGGTATCGCACGGCTCCTTTTATCCCAAGCACCGCGCGGATCTAGTGCAGTCCACACTGACGGTAGCGCGCATGCGCGCCGGGCTCATTGAGGAGATGCATACCCCGCGCAACCCGCTGGACGTACTGGCGCAGCAGACGGTGGCGGCCGTGGCCGCAGCCGGGGACGATGGGCTCGATGCCGATGAGTGGTACGAGATGGTCCGCCGGGCTTGGCCCTACCGCGATCTGGCGCGCGAGGTCTATGACTCCGTGCTGGACCTGGTCAGCGGCGTGTACCCGTCCACGGACTTTGCCGAGCTCAAACCCCGCGTGGTCTATGACCGTGTTTCTGGTGTGATGACCGCGCGGCCTGGTGCCCAGCGCGTGGCCGTGACCAGCGGCGGCACGATTCCGGATAGGGGCATGTTCGGCGTATTCCTCTATACCGGCGCTGGTGAGGGCACCGCGGGCACGCCGCGCCGGGTGGGCGAGCTGGATGAAGAGATGGTTTACGAGTCCCGGGTGGGCGATGTCTTCACCTTGGGTGCGACCAGTTGGCGCATCGAGGACATCACGCGCGACCAGGTGCTGGTCACCCCCGCGCCGGGGCATACCGGCCGCCTGCCCTTTTGGAATGGCGATGGCGCGGGTCGCCCCTATGAGCTGGGCAAGGCACTGGGCGAGTACCGCCGCGAGGTCTTTAGCTCGCCGGAGACAATTGCGGATGCCGACGATAATGCGCGTTCTAATATCGTGTCCTACCTGCAGGAGCAAAATGAGGCCACCGGTGTTATCCCGGATGAAAAGACACTGGTGCTCGAGCGCTTCCGCGATGAGCTGGGGGATTGGCGCGTGGTGCTGCATACCCCGTTTGGCCGGCCGGTGAACTCCGCGTGGGCGCTTGCGGTAGGCGCCCGGGTGGGCGAGCGCACCGGCATGGACCCGCAGGCGGTGGCCGGCGATGACGGCATCGTGCTGCGCCTGCCGGAGGCAGAATCCGAGCCCGATGGGGCCATCTTTGCCTTCGATGCCGATGAGATTGCCGATATCGTGGCCGAGCAAGTGGGCAATTCCGCGCTCTTTGCCTCCCGCTTCCGCGAGTGCGCGGCCCGCGCGCTGCTTTTGCCCAGGCGCAATCCCGGCAAGCGCGCGCCGTTGTGGCAGCAGCGCCAGCGCGCCGAGCAGCTTTTGGACGTCGCCCGCAAGTACCCGTCCTTTCCCATCATCTTGGAGACGGTGCGCGAGTGCGTCCAAGACGTCTACGATGTGCCGGCGCTTACGGAGGTCATGCGGGAGCTGGGCCATCGCCGCATCCGCATCGCGGAGGTCACCATCGAGCAGCCTTCGCCCTTTGCCTCCTCGCTGCTGTTTAACTACACCGGTGCGTTCATGTACGAGGGCGATTCCCCGTTGGCGGAAAAGCGCGCGGCCGCTCTGGCCCTCGACCCAGCGCTTCTAGCCAAGCTGCTCGGCACGGTAGAGCTGCGCGAGCTGCTCGATCCAGAGATCATCGCCGAGGTCCATGCCCAGCTCCAGCGCACCGATCCCTCGCGCCGGGCTCGTACCACCGAGGAGGTTGCGGACCTGCTGCGCGTGCTCGGGCCGATCCCCGTCGACGAGTTGGGCGAGCACACCGACGTGCCGTTATCCGCCCTGGACAAGCTGGGCACGCGGATTATGCGCGTGCGCATTGGCGGGCGCGAGCACCTAGCCCAGGCACAGGATGCACCCCTGCTTCGCGACGCCCTAGGTATCCCCATTCCTCCCGGCATCCCCGCCCAAGTGGCCACCATTTCCGATGCCTTGCCGCAGCTGGTCTCGCGCTGGGCGCGCACCCGCGGACCGTTTGTGCTGCGCGATCTCACCGAAGCCTTCGGCATATCTGTTTCCGCCGCGCATACCGTCCTCGGCGCGCTCGATGGGGTAGTAGAAGGCCGCTACCGACAGGGAGTGGAGGAGCAGGAGTACTGCGCCGCAGCGGTGCTCAAGACGATTCGCTCGCGCTCGCTCGCCGCAGCTAGGGCTGCCACCGAGCCGGTCTCAGGCGCTACCTTCGCCCGCTTCTTGCCGGAGTGGCATAGCATCGCCCCGGCCGGCAAGCGCCCGGCCTTGCGCGGTGCCGATGGCGTCTTTTCCGTCATCGAGCAGCTCGCCGGGGTGCGCCTGCCCGCCTCCGCGTGGGAATCGCTCATCCTGCCCGCCCGCGTGGGCGATTATTCTCCCACCATGCTCGATGAGCTCACCTCCAACGGCGAGGTGCTCATCCTAGGCGCCGGCAAGGCCGGTGCGGCCGACCCCTGGATTATGCTGCTGCCCTCGGACTATGCCGCCCAACTCGCCCCGGAAACCGATGCCGAAGGTGTCAGCATGCTGCAGCGCGCCATCCTCGATGTCCTCGGTCGCGGCGGTGGCTTCCTCTTTGCCGATATCGCCGCCGAGGCCCCCGGCACCACCGAGGAGACCCGCGAGGCCCTCTGGGGGTTAGTGGAGATGGGCTTGGTAAGCCCCGATTCCTTCGCGCCGATCCGCACCCGGCTGTCCTCCGGCGGCTCGCGCTCAGGCCGCACCGCGCACCGCTCGAAGCGCCGGCCTACCCGCTCGCGCCTGCGCATGGGGCGCACCTCCTTCGCCCAAGCGCAGAACGCCGCGGCGGCGCAGACCCCGCCCGATGTCATGGGCCGGTGGTCGCTCGCGGTACCAGCCGCCACCGATGCCACCTCCCGGTCCGTCGCCCATGGCGAGGCCTGGCTCGACCGCTACGGCGTGCTCACCCGCGGCTCCGTCGTGGCCGAGGACGTGCTCGGCGGTTTCGCGCTGGCCTATAAGGTGCTCTCCGGCTTCGAGGAATCTGGCAAAGCCATGCGCGGCTACGTCATCGACGGGCTCGGCGCCGCCCAATTTTCCACGCCCGCCATTATCGACCGCCTGCGCGGCTTGGCCGATTCCCCGGACGTGACCGGCTGGCCCTCTGGCGCCACCGAGCCCGAGACTTATGTCCTCGCCGCCTGCGACCCGGCCAACCCCTACGGCGCGGCCCTGCCCTGGCCGCAGCGCGACGACGCCGACGGCAAGGCCACCGGCGGTCCCACGCGCTCGGCCGGTGCGCTGGTGGTGCTTATCGACGGCCTGCCCATCGCCCACCTCACCCGCGGCGGCAAAACCCTCACCACCTTTATCGAATCGCTGCCCGATGGCATCGACCCCGCCGAGTTCTATCCCCGCGTGGTTTCCGCGCTCACGGACATGGTGGCGAGGGGAGTGTTGTCCCCATTGGTCGTCGAAAAGTGCAATGGCAGCCCCATCCATAAGACCGAAGTGGCGGCCCACCTGCGCGACGCCGGCGCCGGGATTACGCCGAAGGGCGTGCGCATCTCTGCTCGCGCAGCCGCCCCGCGCGCCCCACGCGCTGGGCGCCGCGCCAGCGAGGCCATCGAAGAACTCAGTTTTGATGACCCACCGCCCGTTCCGCGCAATAATGGTGGTTTCCGCCCGCGCGGCGGGTACCGCCGCTAA